In the genome of Plasmodium malariae genome assembly, contig: PmUG01_00_28, whole genome shotgun sequence, the window acatattcatatgcacatgtacatatgcacattcatatgcacacatatatgtacacagtGTAGCAGTATTGTTAACACAAATAAATACTTTGAAAACAAATGTTTTCTACTTTAATATCTGTAATATGTCAGAAAGTACATAATtactttcttattttatgGATTTTAAGCTTTTTATACCAAATAAGGTAagcaataataaattaaagaaacGTTGCAAAGAGTTaaatttcccttttttctttttatctctttttcataaaatatgtatatgtagaTCTATCTTCCTccttaaaaacaaatttgtaattgttttattaacatAGAAAGAAGAGGGGAGAAGAAAAATCACTCCAAAATTTTACtgttatagttatatattttgtattattataaataacatttcTTGTTatgttacttttttttatttttcttattttctttttttttaaatcactAATTCAGCATCTCGTAAGATATGATAttgctttttctttattttcaacTTTGTCGGCGTAACAACCTTACTGGATGAATAAGTTTTCTtgatacatatacatatacatataacctcaaaaaatatatagaaatgtTTAGGATTACCATATTGATAAGGtttacatatgcatattattaatttttgcatttcttgctttttaaattattaaaatttatgcatGTAAACTCCACTAATATATAGATCTACAATGAAAAGCAACACACcaaacacaaaaaataaagcaaaatttagaattatagttacatatatcataataattGTTATAACACTCTAAGGTTATACTAACAATTCAGGAACTTTGTCACAATTACGAAATGCAAGTTATGCTCTATCTTATTTCAGAAAATTTTTGCATGcgataattttatttatatttaataatattttatattttaatttttagaaaattaaatgcaaaaaaaaaaaatttgaggTAAAACGGAGAGATAGAAGAGTGAGATGAAAATGAGAAGTTAAATTATTAAGTAAATAACATTTTAgggatatatacatatgtaatttGTATCTTTTAATCATGAacatatgttcatatttgaaaaaatattcaaacaaggttaaaaaaaaaataatatagttataattaaaagaacaACCGTAAcacgaaaaattaaaaaagaactttattcttttttttttgatcgtagaaaatttaacttaattttctatttcaaTGCTAAATATACTcaatataatttactaaTTTCCCTCCTCGGCATTGTAATAAACGAGAATTTTGTGTCATAAAAAATTCATGTACcctataaaaatacatataaatggaAAACTAATGATCTTAAgggataaaaataaataatttacaaatatgtcttttaaatgatatggaacatttttattatgatgttatttcatttaactATACAGTTCTAATTAAAATAgtttttatacattatattaaaGAGTCTTTTAGTAATACATCTCTCTTTTGCACCCGGTAAGaatgttttttctttaatttaatatgatttctcaattttttccatataaaccgtacctttttaattatcaattattaatattattaaatattaatagatgattaaaaaataaaaaataaaaaattttgaatacatatttttgtaaaaaatataatataataaatttctttaattgttaaaaaaaaaaagaaaaattaaaataagtttacatttttaatattgaaGATTCAAGACACCTACTAATAGATATATGGGAATAAAAATctgataatataatttatgtaataatttacattGTGTTATAAGTTAATatttagttattttatttttcatatacacCTAAATATGTAACAGTATGAATTAATATAACGtcaaattttttcatttttatagaacatttcttttttatctcttataaataaaactaaaagaaaatattgtacaattcaaaaaaaaaaaaaaaaatattattataatataattattttacatattatattacataaacaaaaaaaaacattttaataaaatatcgtaataattaatattataaaaaaaaattacaaataaatattttatattaaaatttttattataaatctCTTCACTTTCACCATACAGATTATTTCGCTTAGATAATTCTCATATTTTCTATCTCTTtagtatatttattcaaacaaaaaaacttGCTCGTGTTATTTTAACagttaaaaaatactttttaatagCAAGTAAATGTGATAACTAAAACgcatattaaaattatcttataattttcatttgaatccattaaaaaaaatttaatatataaaatttattcatgAAAATTACTAGAAAaactttcatatataaaataatatacagtACACTTAATTAATTAAAGCTTGTGCAAAAAATATGGCACTTCTTAATTTAACaatgtaaaatttatgtaaccaaaaaaaaaattatatatctaagaattatctaaaaatacataatccATATTTTTTGGAATTTCATTCTATTCAAAGTATgagcattatatatatttatgtattattaatcttgaataaagataatattcaaatttatgtatatttttaaaattatattatctcCTTAATCcatatctttatatatatgaaaaataagaaatatgttcaaaaaataataactatgTGTTAttagagaaaaaatatatattttttcattactattaattataatataacttcctgcatatatacataatattttattattataaaaaaaaaaaatgaatttatatatattatccattaatatatgtttacatataattcatttaattaatattataataaagtaatagataaaaattatatacattttttttttttataaattttaaatataacatatatataattatacagttcaaaatttaataataccttaattaaatttagcaataaataatacatccAAGTTATTGTAATTGCAAATATATAGTTCCATAAGCTagtaaatgaatatatataatcaatttttaataagaatatttgtttattatatatttataacttcaattttatattatctataAGATAATATAAGTGcactataataatttttttaataattatgttttgtagcatattttttataaaacttaATGTATGGATGTTATATTATGATTTCTACtcaacataaaaaaaatatgcacaaaTATCAACAAAACAAGATGCATTTACATTCTATCGCTAAATACCGAAGAGTATACATTTAATTCTAATTTAAAACCAGTAAtacattttcttaataacttagaaaaataataattttatactaGAACAGTATATACAATAGAAAGAACTTATtggttaaaatataaattatcacaagaattctataatattatatgaatttttctattatatattgatgttagttcatatatataaggcttttataaaaatgaatttaaatagtaaaaaaatatatatattattacatatatatttaagctaacataatattttatgttaagaattgaaatatattaaaacgttaaaattcacaaaaaagttaagaatttattttacacttttgtataaaagatgacatatatatgcaggtttatttgtaaaatttaataattatagctacatttattaaatagatgactaaagatattataaatattacttcACATAAACAActtctttataaaaataaataaatatcttagcatttaattattttttcgtgAACTtgatattttcaaattttttaacttttttatggtaataaaCAATCCATAATATAAGTGTGATACCCAATATAATGAAAGGTAGGACATAAATtagataaacaaaaaaactgCTTACATATGATTCAGTTACCTTTGTCACCTTTCCTCTCAATTCTCTTACTACTTCTGATGTCACAATGCTTTTCCCTTTCTTGAAGAACCAACCTAAATAAGAAGTCCTCAGAAATTCATGAAAATTGTTTATCCAGTCTGGTGTTAACATTgtcaaaaagtaaaataaccAATTTATAAACCCATTAGAACAAGAATAATCTAATATGAAGGATATTGGTAACAGAACAAACATTAATAAAGGTAATGCAAGTCGTAATCCGtactttttacatattatttttttgtaaagtTTATCACTAATCGTCCTATTGTTTTTAAGATAATTCTCATAATCAAGTTccttgaatatttttttttctaaatgggaatattttttggtttcaaatatacagcatttatttttcataagatTTTTATGGTATTTCTCATTCTTTAATGAAGTTCTACGtgatattttcttttttcctgtGACCCCCATTTCGCTCTCatgtacattatatttttcttgtatTCCGTTATTTGG includes:
- the PmUG01_00054000 gene encoding fam-l protein produces the protein MKLLLFIKIVAFVLLTWISQFYNDSSKWNTCFEEKYKHDTILCGRYYRLLAKCTKDKYSSNVRLIREIPNNGIQEKYNVHESEMGVTGKKKISRRTSLKNEKYHKNLMKNKCCIFETKKYSHLEKKIFKELDYENYLKNNRTISDKLYKKIICKKYGLRLALPLLMFVLLPISFILDYSCSNGFINWLFYFLTMLTPDWINNFHEFLRTSYLGWFFKKGKSIVTSEVVRELRGKVTKVTESYVSSFFVYLIYVLPFIILGITLILWIVYYHKKVKKFENIKFTKK